The genomic DNA ACGATTTCGCCGACCGCATGATCGCCGCCAGCGAGAAGCCCAAGATGCCCGTCATCGAAGCCAATGCCCAGGTGCCGCTGCTGGCCGCCGTCGGCATGGCCGCGCGGGGCGGGGACGCCTCGGGCAAGGTGGTGAACCCGCACACCTTCCTGTCGATCACCGCCTCGATCGCCCAGGTCAACACCATCGCCCGCGAGCTGGGCCGCATCGACCCGGCCAATGCGCAGACCTACACCGCCAATGCCCGCGCCTATGGGCAGCGCCTGCGCAAGCTGCGCGCCGATGCCCTGGGCCAGTTGGTCTCGGCCCCGAATGCGGACCTGCGCGTGGCCACCATCCATGGCGCCTATGACTACCTGCTGCGCGAATTCGGCCTGGAAGTGACGGCCGTGGTCGAGCCCGCCCATGGCATCGAGCCCAGCCCGGCTCAATTGAAGACCACCGTCGACCAGTTGAACAAGCTGAACGTGAAGGTGATCTTCTCGGAGCTGAACTTCCCCTCGGCCTACGTGGAGACCATCCAGCGCGAGACCGGCGTGAAGCTGTATTCGCTGTCGCACATTTCCTATGGTGAATACGGCGCCGACCAGTTCGAGAAAGAGATGAAGCAGAACCTGGACACCGTCGTGCGCGCCATCAAGGAGGCCGGCGCATGACGCAGGACCTGCCCGCCGGCCCGCGCGGCCCGGCGCTGGCGTTCAGGCAGATCTCGCTGGTCCTGGGCCGCACGCCCATCCTGCGCGATGTCAGCATGACGGTCGCGCCCGGCAGCGTGCATGCCCTGGTCGGCCCCAATGGCGGCGGCAAGAGCTCGCTGATCAAGACACTGCTGGGCCAGATGCCGCACCGCGGCCAGCTGTCGGTGACCTGGCCTGGCGAACGCGCGGGCGTCATCGGCTACGTGCCGCAGGCGCTGGAGTTCGATCGCGGCCTGCCCATGACGGTGAACGACTTCATGGCCGCCATGTGCCAGCGCCGCCCGGCCTTCCTGGGACTGTCGCGCACGCGCTCGGCGGA from Orrella dioscoreae includes the following:
- a CDS encoding metal ABC transporter substrate-binding protein produces the protein MHAFTAIPMFLRRRARQLASLLLLAAAFTVAGPAQAADKRLRIGVTLHPYYSYVANIVGDKAEVVPLIPVGFNPHAYEPRAEDIKRIGSLDLVVLNGIGHDDFADRMIAASEKPKMPVIEANAQVPLLAAVGMAARGGDASGKVVNPHTFLSITASIAQVNTIARELGRIDPANAQTYTANARAYGQRLRKLRADALGQLVSAPNADLRVATIHGAYDYLLREFGLEVTAVVEPAHGIEPSPAQLKTTVDQLNKLNVKVIFSELNFPSAYVETIQRETGVKLYSLSHISYGEYGADQFEKEMKQNLDTVVRAIKEAGA